The following DNA comes from Mycobacteroides immunogenum.
GCCCGGTTCAACCTGGCTCGCTACCGCGCGATGGTCGGGGAAAAATCCGCTGGTTAAAGCCGGTTAAGATGGTTCCGTGAACTGGACAGTCGACGTCCCCATCGACCAATTGCCGGAGCTGCCGCCGCTGCCGGCGGATCTGCGCGACCGCCTGGATACCGCCTTGGCCAAACCTGCTGCTCAGCAGCCGAGCTGGCCGGCCAATCAGGCCGCCGCGATGCGTACCGTGCTGGAAAGCGTGCCCCCGATCACCGTTCCCGCGGAGATCCAGCGTTTGCAGCGTCAGCTGGCTCAGGTGGCGCGTGGTGAGGCATTCCTGCTGCAGGGTGGCGACTGCGCCGAGACCTTCGCCGACAACACCGAGCCGCACATCCGGGCCAACATCCGGGCCCTACTGCAGATGGCCGTGGTGCTCACCTATGGGGCGAGCATGCCGGTGGTGAAGCTGGCCCGTATCGCCGGCCAGTACGCCAAGCCGCGCAGCTCGGATACCGATGCGCTGGGCCTCAAGTCCTACCGGGGCGACATGGTGAACGGCTTCGCCCCCGATGCCGCGCTGCGCGAGCACGACCCGTCGCGGCTGGTGCGTGCCTACGCCAACGCCAGTGCCGCGATGAACCTGGTGCGTGCGGTGACCGCGTCGGGCATGGCCTCGCTGGCACAGGTGCACGACTGGAACCGCGAGTTCGTCCGCACGTCGCCAGCGGGTGCGCGCTACGAGGCGCTGGCTTCCGAGATCGACCGTGGCCTGAAGTTCATGAGTGCCTGCGGTGTCGCGGATTCGAATCTCGATACCGCCGAGATCTACGCCAGCCACGAGGCACTGGTGCTGGACTACGAGCGTGCGATGCTGCGCCTGGCCGAGGACGAGAACGGGCAGCCCGCTCTGTACGACCTGTCGGCCCACTACCTGTGGATCGGCGACCGCACCCGGCAGCTGGATCACGCGCATGTCGCGTTCGCCGAGATCATCGCCAACCCGATCGGTATGAAGATCGGCCCGAGCACCACACCCGATCAGGCCGTCGAGTACGTGGAACGCCTTGACCCGCACAACAAACCGGGTCGACTGACCTTCGTTTCCCGCATGGGCAACTCGAAGGTGCGCGATCTGCTCCCGCCCATCATCGAGAAGGTGCAGGCGACCGGGCACCACGTGGTCTGGCA
Coding sequences within:
- a CDS encoding class II 3-deoxy-7-phosphoheptulonate synthase, giving the protein MNWTVDVPIDQLPELPPLPADLRDRLDTALAKPAAQQPSWPANQAAAMRTVLESVPPITVPAEIQRLQRQLAQVARGEAFLLQGGDCAETFADNTEPHIRANIRALLQMAVVLTYGASMPVVKLARIAGQYAKPRSSDTDALGLKSYRGDMVNGFAPDAALREHDPSRLVRAYANASAAMNLVRAVTASGMASLAQVHDWNREFVRTSPAGARYEALASEIDRGLKFMSACGVADSNLDTAEIYASHEALVLDYERAMLRLAEDENGQPALYDLSAHYLWIGDRTRQLDHAHVAFAEIIANPIGMKIGPSTTPDQAVEYVERLDPHNKPGRLTFVSRMGNSKVRDLLPPIIEKVQATGHHVVWQCDPMHGNTHESPSGYKTRHFDRIVDEVQGYFEVHNALGTHPGGIHVEITGENVTECLGGAQDISDDDLAGRYETACDPRLNTQQSLELAFLVAEMLRD